A region from the Benincasa hispida cultivar B227 chromosome 12, ASM972705v1, whole genome shotgun sequence genome encodes:
- the LOC120092730 gene encoding hypersensitive-induced response protein 4-like, producing the protein MGNANCLFCACVQQSNIGVVEKWGRFQMLAQPGFRFLNPLAGECLAGILSTRIRSLDVRVETKTKDNVFVQLLCSIQYRVVKENADDAFYELQNPKEQIQAYVFDVVRALVPRMNLDELFEQKGEVAKAVLEELEKVMKTYGYSIEHILMVDIIPDPAVRKAMNEINAAQRLQLASVYKGEAEKVLQIKKAEAEAEAKYLGGVGVARQRQAITDGLRENILEFSHRVEGTSAKEVMDLIMITQYFDTIKDLGNSSKNTTVFIPHGPGHVRDISSQIREGLMEAASAELTAEKST; encoded by the exons ATGGGGAATGCGAATTGTTTGTTCTGTGCATGTGTTCAACAATCCAATATAGGGGTTGTGGAGAAATGGGGTCGGTTCCAAATGTTGGCTCAGCCTGGTTTTCGTTTTCTTAATCCATTGGCCGGCGAATGCCTTGCCGGGATCCTCTCCACCAGGATCCGATCGCTGGATGTTCGTGTCGAGACCAAGACTAAG GACAATGTGTTTGTGCAATTGCTTTGCTCAATACAGTATCGGGTTGTTAAAGAAAATGCGGACGATGCATTTTATGAATTGCAAAACCCCAAAGAACAGATTCAAGCTTATGTCTTTGACG TGGTTCGAGCTCTTGTTCCAAGAATGAATTTGGATGAACTCTTTGAACAGAAGGGTGAGGTTGCTAAGGCAGTATTGGAGGAACTCGAGAAG GTGATGAAGACGTATGGATACAGCATAGAGCATATTTTGATGGTTGACATAATACCCGACCCTGCTGTGCGCAAGGCTATGAATGAGATTAATGCAG CTCAAAGGCTTCAGCTTGCGAGTGTATACAAAGGAGAAGCCGAGAAAGTTCTCCAGATAAAAAAGGCCGAGGCGGAAGCGGAAGCCAAGTACCTAGGTGGAGTTGGTGTTGCCAGACAGAGGCAGGcaatcacagatggtctgagaGAGAACATCTTGGAATTCTCTCATAGGGTGGAAGGTACCTCAGCCAAGGAGGTCATGGATTTGATTATGATCACTCAGTACTTTGACACCATTAAAGACCTTGGAAACTCTTCGAAGAACACAACAGTGTTTATACCTCATGGACCGGGTCATGTTCGGGATATTAGCAGTCAAATACGTGAAGGATTGATGGAGGCTGCCAGTGCCGAGTTGACGGCAGAAAAAAGTACCTAA
- the LOC120068498 gene encoding LRR receptor kinase SERK2: MAAPISFFLISFLIFLSNPVWILGNDELKSLLDLKVALDPENQYLASWTANGYPCSSFEGIGCNEKGQVTNMSLQGKGLSGKLSPAIAGLKHLTGLYLHYNSLFGDIPKEIANLTLLSDLYLNVNNFSGEIPTEIGNMESLQVLQLCYNQLSGSIPTQLASLKKLTVIALQSNQLTGAIPASLGRLDLLVRVDLSSNHLFGSVPSRLADAPSLEVLDVRNNTLSGNVPPALKRLNEGFLYENNLGLCGVGFPSLKDCAGSSHVTQNQPEPYAGSTGAMPTRDIPETANVQLPCNHTRCPSSSKSRNASIVGVVVVTIALSAIGILTFTQYRRRKQKLGSSFDICDHRLSTDQAKVTYRKNGSPLVSLEYANGWDPLAEGQGLSIFAQEVFQSFRFNLEEVETATQYFSEVNLLGKSNFSATYKGILRDGSVVAVKSICKTSCKSEEAEFLKGLNLLTSLRHENLVRLRGFCCSRGRGECFLIYDFVPNGNLLRYLDVKDGDGQVLEWSTRVSIIRGIAKGVAYLHKNEANKPALVHQNISAEKVLIDQRFNPLLSDSGLQKLLTNDIVFSELKASAARGYLAPEYTTTGRFTEKSDVYAFGVLVFQILSGTRKVTSSLRGAAEACRYTELLDSKLHGRYFEYEAAKLCRMALLCTHESQSERPSMETIVQELITCSSCL, encoded by the exons ATGGCGGCCCCCATTTCCTTCTTTCTCATCTCCTTTCTCATTTTCCTTTCAAACCCAGTTTGGATTCTGGGCAATGACGAGCTCAAATCTCTATTGGATTTGAAGGTGGCTTTGGACCCTGAGAATCAGTATCTAGCTTCATGGACCGCTAATGGATATCCCTGTTCTTCTTTTGAAGGGATTGGGTGTAATGAGAAAGGGCAAGTGACTAACATGTCATTGCAGGGGAAAGGGCTCAGTGGGAAGCTCTCCCCTGCCATTGCTGGGCTTAAGCACTTGACTGGCCTTTATTTGCATTACAACTCGCTGTTTGGGGATATTCCTAAAGAGATTGCTAACTTGACTCTGCTTTCTGATTTGTATTTGAATGTCAATAATTTTTCTGGGGAGATTCCAACTGAGATTGGGAACATGGAGAGCTTGCAAG TTTTGCAGCTTTGTTATAATCAGCTCAGTGGAAGCATACCAACACAGCTTGCATCTTTGAAGAAGCTCACTGTCATTGCTCTCCAATCTAATCAGTTAACTGGTGCAATCCCTGCAAGCTTGGGACGTTTGGACTTGTTAGTGAGAGTAGACTTGAGTTCCAATCATCTCTTTGGTTCTGTTCCTTCTAGACTTGCTGATGCTCCGTCGCTTGAAGTTCTTGACGTTCGAAACAATACACTCTCTGGCAATGTACCTCCTG CTTTGAAGAGATTAAATGAAGGATTCTTGTATGAGAACAACTTGGGATTATGTGGGGTTGGATTTCCTTCCTTGAAAGACTGTGCTGGTTCGAGTCATGTTACTCAAAACCAACCTGAACCTTATGCTGGATCAACCGGCGCAATGCCTACACGAGACATACCCGAAACTGCCAATGTTCAGTTACCTTGCAACCATACTCGCTGCCCGAGTTCATCCAAATCTCGGAATGCTTCAATTGTCGGTGTAGTTGTTGTGACTATTGCACTTTCAGCTATTGGAATCTTGACGTTTACACAATACCGTCGCCGAAAACAGAAGCTTGGTTCTTCGTTTGACATTTGCGATCACCGTCTCAGCACGGATCAAGCCAAAGTAACTTATAGGAAAAATGGATCTCCTCTTGTCAGCCTTGAGTATGCCAATGGCTGGGATCCGTTGGCTGAAGGTCAAGGCTTGAGCATTTTCGCGCAAGAAGTTTTTCAAAGTTTCAGGTTCAATTTAGAAGAGGTGGAGACAGCAACACAATACTTCTCAGAGGTGAACTTGTTGGGGAAGAGCAACTTCTCTGCTACATATAAAGGGATTTTGAGGGATGGGTCAGTTGTTGCTGTTAAAAGcatttgtaaaactagctgcaAATCAGAAGAAGCTGAGTTTTTGAAAGGACTGAACCTTTTAACTTCATTAAGGCATGAAAACTTGGTGAGACTAAGAGGATTTTGTTGCTCAAGAGGCAGGGGAGAATGTTTTCTCATCTATGATTTTGTTCCAAATGGGAACTTGTTAAGATACCTTGATGTCAAGGATGGTGATGGCCAAGTTCTTGAATGGTCTACCAGAGTCTCCATCATAAGGGGCATTGCCAAAG GTGTGGCATATCTGCACAAGAATGAAGCAAACAAGCCTGCTCTTGTACACCAAAACATCTCAGCCGAAAAGGTCCTTATCGACCAACGATTCAATCCGCTACTCTCGGATTCTGGCTTACAGAAGCTTCTTACAAATGACATTGTCTTCTCTGAACTTAAAGCCAGTGCAGCTCGAGGCTACCTAGCTCCTGAGTACACAACAACAGGTAGGTTCACAGAAAAAAGCGACGTTTATGCATTTGGCGTGCTGGTGTTTCAAATCCTTTCAGGGACCAGAAAGGTCACCAGCTCATTGCGTGGTGCTGCCGAAGCATGCCGCTACACAGAGCTCCTTGACTCGAAGCTCCACGGTCGATACTTCGAATACGAAGCAGCCAAGCTCTGTAGAATGGCGTTGCTTTGCACGCACGAATCACAGAGTGAGAGGCCGTCCATGGAAACTATTGTTCAGGAGCTTATAACCTGTAGCAGCTGCCTATGA